In the genome of Fulvivirga maritima, one region contains:
- the pdxH gene encoding pyridoxamine 5'-phosphate oxidase codes for MDKNIADIRKDYALKALDEQDLLAHPIKQFEKWLNEAIECDIKEATAMNVATIGEQGFPSSRVILLKGVSEKGFSFYTNYQSSKGKELANNPAVALNFFWPDLERQVRVQGMASKLSEEESTEYFQSRPKGSQIGAWTSPQSTVIAGREVLEEREKKLTEKYKDAEVLPKPKQWGGYLVEPFLIEFWQGRPSRLHDRIIYTQKGDGWQINRLAP; via the coding sequence ATGGATAAAAATATTGCCGATATACGTAAAGATTATGCCTTAAAGGCATTAGATGAACAGGATTTGCTTGCTCATCCTATCAAACAGTTTGAAAAATGGCTCAATGAAGCTATTGAATGCGACATCAAAGAAGCTACTGCTATGAATGTAGCCACTATTGGTGAACAAGGCTTTCCTTCGTCGCGAGTTATCCTTTTAAAAGGGGTTTCTGAAAAAGGTTTTAGCTTTTATACTAATTACCAAAGCTCTAAAGGCAAAGAGCTGGCTAACAACCCTGCAGTAGCACTGAACTTTTTCTGGCCAGACCTGGAAAGACAAGTACGCGTACAAGGCATGGCCTCCAAACTAAGTGAAGAAGAATCTACCGAATACTTTCAAAGCAGACCAAAAGGCAGCCAGATAGGCGCCTGGACATCACCCCAAAGCACGGTGATAGCCGGACGAGAGGTACTGGAAGAGAGAGAAAAAAAACTGACCGAAAAATACAAGGATGCTGAAGTGCTCCCCAAGCCTAAGCAATGGGGCGGATACCTGGTAGAGCCTTTTTTAATTGAGTTCTGGCAAGGCAGACCAAGCAGACTGCACGATAGAATTATATACACTCAAAAGGGTGACGGATGGCAAATAAACAGGCTGGCTCCTTGA
- the xseB gene encoding exodeoxyribonuclease VII small subunit, whose protein sequence is MAKKKLSYKSAVEEIESIVDKIENGEPDVDELAELVKRAASLIKECKGKLKTTEENLSETLEELE, encoded by the coding sequence ATGGCGAAGAAAAAGCTTAGTTATAAAAGTGCTGTAGAAGAAATAGAGTCTATAGTAGATAAAATTGAAAATGGTGAGCCTGATGTTGACGAGCTGGCTGAGTTAGTGAAACGCGCCGCCAGCCTTATAAAAGAATGTAAAGGCAAACTAAAAACGACAGAAGAAAACCTATCAGAAACATTAGAAGAGCTGGAATAA
- a CDS encoding UDP-2,3-diacylglucosamine diphosphatase — translation MKEISKRPVDVVVISDVHLGTYGCHAEDLLRYLKTIKPKKLILNGDIIDIWQFSKRYWPSSHMQIVKHITGLLSKGTEVVYVTGNHDEMLRKFVGFKLGKFKIVNKIVLRQGGKRTWIFHGDVFDITMQHSKWLAKLGAVGYDSLILLNTLVNFISKSLGKGKISLSKRIKDSVKSAVKFIDDFEGTAADIAISNQYDYVICGHIHHPQMREVITDKGAVTYLNSGDWVENFTALEYNDHQWSLYQFLDDAVARAVVLNKKERKKELNNNDIFQTMVTEFLTVKV, via the coding sequence ATGAAAGAGATATCTAAACGCCCCGTAGATGTAGTAGTGATCTCAGATGTTCATTTGGGAACTTATGGTTGTCATGCAGAGGATCTGCTGCGCTATCTTAAAACTATAAAGCCCAAAAAGCTGATCCTTAATGGTGATATTATAGACATATGGCAGTTTAGTAAGCGCTATTGGCCTAGCTCGCATATGCAAATAGTAAAGCACATTACCGGCTTGCTTAGCAAAGGAACGGAAGTAGTGTACGTCACTGGTAATCATGATGAGATGCTCCGCAAGTTTGTAGGCTTTAAGCTAGGTAAGTTTAAAATTGTGAATAAGATAGTGCTGCGGCAAGGAGGGAAAAGAACCTGGATTTTTCATGGAGATGTTTTTGACATTACCATGCAGCATTCTAAATGGCTCGCTAAGCTTGGAGCAGTAGGATATGACTCTCTTATTCTGTTGAACACATTGGTAAATTTCATTTCTAAAAGTCTTGGAAAAGGCAAGATATCTCTGAGCAAGAGGATAAAAGATAGTGTAAAAAGTGCAGTGAAATTTATTGATGATTTTGAAGGTACAGCCGCAGATATAGCCATCAGTAATCAATATGACTATGTGATTTGCGGCCATATTCATCACCCACAAATGCGAGAGGTAATAACCGACAAGGGAGCTGTAACTTATTTGAATTCAGGAGACTGGGTGGAGAATTTTACGGCCCTGGAGTATAATGATCATCAATGGAGCCTTTATCAGTTTTTAGATGATGCTGTAGCCCGCGCAGTGGTGCTCAATAAGAAGGAGCGCAAAAAGGAACTCAATAACAATGACATATTTCAGACTATGGTCACCGAATTTTTAACAGTAAAAGTATGA
- a CDS encoding aminotransferase class V-fold PLP-dependent enzyme, translated as MKKIYFTPGPSQLYFTAEEHIKNALNESVPSLSHRSKAYESIHQAAVENIKQLLQLPEGYHVLFTGSATEIWERTIQNLVSKESFHFVNGSFSSRFHEIAENYQINALAKKVDEGQVVKPEEVLIPESTELIAMTQNETSTGAAQPLDDIKQIRSAFEKQIIALDVVSSAPYIPVDYSLVDTAYFSVQKCFGLPAGLGVWIVNEKCIAKAEEKMNENKIIGSYHSLPSMLEKSVKNQTSETPNVLGIYLLGKVAGDMLTKGIEQIRRETEYKAAVLYQAFEECSQLSPFIKEEKYRSKTTLVAETKCDSSEVINLLNQKGIVLGSGYGKFKKEHIRIANFPTHSKESVELIADELVRNFK; from the coding sequence ATGAAAAAAATATATTTCACTCCGGGACCTTCTCAGCTATACTTCACCGCTGAAGAACATATTAAAAATGCTTTGAATGAAAGCGTTCCCTCCCTATCACACAGAAGCAAGGCGTATGAAAGCATACACCAGGCTGCAGTAGAAAATATTAAACAGCTGCTACAGCTGCCAGAAGGATACCATGTGCTGTTTACCGGATCAGCCACTGAAATATGGGAAAGGACTATCCAGAACCTCGTTTCTAAGGAGTCTTTTCACTTTGTAAACGGATCATTTTCCAGTCGTTTTCATGAGATAGCTGAGAACTACCAAATTAATGCTTTAGCTAAAAAGGTAGACGAAGGGCAGGTAGTAAAGCCTGAAGAAGTGCTCATACCAGAAAGCACTGAGCTAATAGCTATGACCCAAAATGAGACCAGCACCGGAGCTGCTCAACCCCTTGATGACATCAAACAGATCAGAAGTGCTTTTGAAAAGCAAATCATAGCGCTAGACGTAGTTTCTTCTGCTCCGTATATACCAGTTGACTATAGCTTAGTAGATACCGCCTATTTTTCAGTGCAAAAATGCTTCGGTCTGCCTGCTGGTCTTGGCGTATGGATTGTGAATGAAAAATGTATAGCTAAGGCTGAAGAGAAAATGAATGAGAATAAAATCATTGGTTCTTACCACAGCCTACCTTCCATGCTAGAGAAGTCCGTTAAAAATCAAACTTCTGAAACACCTAACGTTTTAGGAATTTACCTGCTAGGCAAAGTAGCCGGTGACATGCTTACCAAAGGCATAGAGCAAATAAGAAGAGAGACTGAATATAAAGCGGCGGTGCTGTATCAGGCATTTGAAGAGTGCAGCCAGCTAAGCCCTTTCATAAAAGAAGAAAAATACCGATCTAAAACCACGCTGGTAGCAGAAACCAAATGCGACAGCAGTGAAGTGATTAACTTATTGAATCAAAAAGGAATAGTGTTAGGCAGTGGTTATGGTAAATTTAAAAAAGAACATATAAGAATTGCTAATTTTCCTACCCATTCAAAAGAAAGCGTAGAACTAATTGCGGACGAATTAGTTAGAAATTTCAAATAA
- a CDS encoding tRNA-(ms[2]io[6]A)-hydroxylase, with protein sequence MKLSIELACESSQEWVDTVMSDFDSFLQDHANCERKASAMAMSFVAKYPDRLEIIPELIETGIEELEHFQSVYNIMQERGVVLPPEMGQDKYVKQLIDHCHTDVERRFLDRLLLASIIECRGAERFRLVYEALPEGDLKTFYHNLWASEAKHGNIFVKMALIYFDKDHTYKRLEELNSIEAKVLQALPLKPALH encoded by the coding sequence ATGAAATTAAGTATAGAATTGGCCTGCGAAAGCAGTCAGGAGTGGGTAGATACGGTAATGTCAGATTTCGATTCTTTCTTACAGGATCATGCTAATTGTGAAAGGAAGGCCTCTGCTATGGCTATGAGTTTTGTGGCTAAATATCCGGATCGTTTAGAGATTATTCCTGAGTTAATAGAAACAGGTATTGAAGAATTAGAACATTTTCAGTCCGTTTATAATATCATGCAGGAGCGGGGCGTGGTTTTACCGCCAGAAATGGGGCAGGATAAATATGTGAAGCAGTTGATAGATCACTGCCATACTGATGTTGAAAGAAGGTTTTTGGATAGATTGCTACTTGCTTCCATTATAGAATGCCGTGGTGCTGAGCGTTTTAGACTGGTTTATGAAGCCTTGCCCGAAGGAGATCTAAAAACATTTTACCATAATCTTTGGGCCTCAGAAGCCAAGCATGGGAATATTTTCGTAAAAATGGCCTTGATTTATTTTGATAAAGATCATACTTATAAGAGATTAGAAGAACTAAATTCAATAGAGGCAAAGGTCTTACAGGCTTTACCATTAAAACCCGCTTTGCACTAA
- the xseA gene encoding exodeoxyribonuclease VII large subunit → MEHLSLQELNNLIKTTLDSQLEPSYWVVAEIGEMRTNQSGHCYLELVDKENERVTAKIRGTIWSYTYRNLSTWFEGMTGQALQPGLKILCNLTVQFHELYGLSVNIKDIDANFTLGERARRRKEIIDRLVADGVFDMNRSHTLPPVPQRIAIISSPTAAGFGDFMDQIEKNSRGYKFNIKLYKAIMQGDKAAPSIINAMMQAHDQIENYDVLIIIRGGGSQVDLDCFDDYELAAHIAQYPIPVLTGIGHERDETIADLVAHSRLKTPTAVAEFLISGLMAFEDQLDEYFSRLYHSVNQKINLETQRLSSLGYQVKAISKEKIASSNYSLNNLLYKVKSATKSYFHQQHKKLDLADNTMKFLDPQHVLKRGYTITTVNGKLIKNTTLKKGDVIVSESSDHIITSTVESSKKKNGEEKA, encoded by the coding sequence ATGGAGCACCTATCACTACAAGAATTAAATAACCTGATAAAGACCACCTTAGACTCCCAGCTAGAGCCTTCTTACTGGGTGGTGGCCGAAATCGGGGAAATGCGCACTAACCAGAGCGGGCACTGCTACCTGGAATTGGTAGATAAAGAAAACGAACGGGTTACGGCCAAAATTCGCGGCACCATCTGGTCATACACCTACCGCAACCTCTCCACCTGGTTTGAGGGCATGACTGGCCAGGCACTACAACCCGGCCTGAAAATACTCTGTAATTTAACGGTTCAGTTTCATGAACTATATGGCCTTAGTGTTAATATCAAAGACATCGATGCTAACTTCACTTTGGGAGAAAGGGCACGCCGAAGAAAAGAAATTATAGATCGTTTGGTGGCTGATGGCGTTTTTGACATGAACAGAAGCCATACGCTACCGCCAGTGCCACAGCGAATAGCCATTATCAGCTCCCCTACTGCCGCTGGTTTTGGAGACTTTATGGACCAGATAGAGAAAAACTCCAGGGGCTATAAATTTAACATCAAACTCTATAAAGCGATCATGCAAGGAGATAAAGCGGCTCCTTCCATTATTAATGCTATGATGCAGGCCCATGACCAGATAGAAAACTATGATGTGCTCATCATCATCAGAGGGGGCGGTAGCCAGGTAGACCTGGATTGCTTTGATGACTATGAACTGGCTGCACATATAGCTCAGTACCCCATCCCTGTACTCACGGGTATCGGTCATGAAAGAGATGAAACCATTGCTGACTTAGTAGCTCATAGCCGCTTAAAAACACCTACAGCAGTGGCCGAATTTCTCATTAGCGGCCTTATGGCTTTTGAAGATCAGTTAGATGAATACTTTTCCAGATTGTATCATTCTGTAAACCAAAAGATAAATCTGGAAACCCAACGACTGAGCAGCCTGGGCTACCAGGTCAAGGCTATTAGTAAAGAGAAAATAGCCTCTTCTAACTATTCGCTGAACAACCTTCTTTATAAGGTGAAATCAGCCACAAAAAGCTATTTTCATCAACAACATAAGAAGCTAGACCTCGCTGACAATACCATGAAATTTCTGGATCCTCAGCATGTACTCAAGCGGGGCTACACCATTACTACCGTTAATGGCAAACTCATTAAAAATACAACCTTGAAAAAGGGTGATGTTATTGTTTCAGAAAGTAGTGATCATATTATTACAAGTACAGTAGAATCAAGTAAAAAGAAAAATGGCGAAGAAAAAGCTTAG
- a CDS encoding universal stress protein: protein MEPFKNVLVGLDTSEMDATLVRFASFMADHTSAEKITFVNMVKRLNIPSSVRKEFPDLEENALKDRKEKMKAVVKEHFHAEKKVKIIFQVKKGQAPAILEIAHKSQTDLIIVGQKKSHETTGVTTLRLARRANCNLLIVPDNAVPNVDKLLVPIDFSNYAKLAVDQTIDFAIRTGVPSEIICQNVYAVPAGYHYTGKTFEEFGEIMKKNAQDNFQKFIKKIDKRGLTVRDEYALDTNDNLASDIYDLADSEKVGFVIIGAKGRTAAAALFLGSLAEQMVNEKMNQPLLVVRYKGKNAGIIESLREI, encoded by the coding sequence ATGGAACCATTTAAAAATGTACTTGTAGGGCTAGATACCAGTGAAATGGATGCAACACTTGTAAGGTTTGCATCTTTCATGGCTGATCATACTTCTGCCGAGAAGATCACTTTTGTGAATATGGTTAAGCGTCTTAACATCCCTTCCAGCGTACGCAAGGAATTTCCTGATCTGGAAGAAAATGCCCTTAAAGACAGAAAAGAGAAGATGAAAGCGGTGGTAAAGGAACACTTCCACGCTGAGAAAAAAGTTAAAATCATCTTCCAGGTTAAAAAAGGGCAAGCCCCAGCTATTCTGGAAATTGCTCATAAGAGTCAGACAGACCTGATTATTGTAGGGCAGAAAAAATCTCACGAGACTACGGGAGTTACTACCCTAAGGCTGGCCAGAAGAGCTAACTGCAACCTGCTTATAGTACCGGATAATGCCGTTCCTAATGTAGATAAGCTTTTAGTGCCTATTGACTTTTCTAACTATGCCAAGCTAGCGGTCGATCAAACCATTGACTTCGCTATTAGAACTGGTGTGCCTAGTGAAATCATTTGCCAGAACGTTTATGCTGTACCTGCCGGCTATCATTATACAGGCAAAACTTTTGAGGAGTTTGGTGAGATAATGAAAAAGAATGCTCAGGATAACTTCCAGAAATTCATTAAAAAAATAGATAAAAGAGGCCTTACGGTTCGTGATGAGTACGCATTAGATACTAATGATAACCTGGCCAGTGATATTTATGATTTGGCTGATTCTGAAAAGGTAGGATTTGTAATAATAGGCGCAAAAGGAAGAACCGCTGCTGCTGCCCTGTTTTTAGGTAGCCTGGCAGAGCAAATGGTTAATGAAAAAATGAATCAACCGCTGCTTGTGGTAAGGTACAAAGGCAAAAATGCCGGTATCATAGAAAGCCTCAGAGAGATATAA
- a CDS encoding YqgE/AlgH family protein encodes MEYFKYKNNFQPEKGSLLISEPFLPDPNFERTVVLLCEHNEEGSFGFVLNKPSTVLLDEIMEDVNDFSEKVYIGGPVQQDTLHFVHREENIEGGVPIAEGLYWGGNFEQLLSMINTKQVSGNDFRFFVGYSGWSEGQLKNELDADSWIVANYANEQLVFNTPEDELWKVVLKELGGRFNVYSNYPTDPRLN; translated from the coding sequence ATGGAATATTTCAAGTACAAAAATAATTTTCAGCCTGAGAAGGGAAGTCTGCTTATTTCAGAACCATTTCTACCAGATCCTAACTTTGAACGCACAGTAGTTTTACTTTGCGAACATAACGAAGAAGGGTCATTTGGCTTTGTTTTGAATAAGCCATCTACAGTTTTATTAGATGAAATCATGGAAGATGTTAATGACTTCAGCGAAAAGGTTTATATTGGCGGACCCGTTCAGCAGGACACGCTGCATTTTGTACATAGAGAAGAAAATATAGAAGGCGGGGTACCCATAGCTGAGGGCCTTTACTGGGGCGGTAATTTTGAGCAATTGCTCAGTATGATCAACACTAAACAAGTATCGGGAAATGATTTTCGTTTTTTCGTAGGCTATTCTGGCTGGTCCGAAGGTCAACTGAAGAATGAGTTAGATGCCGATTCATGGATAGTGGCTAATTATGCTAATGAGCAACTGGTGTTCAATACCCCCGAAGATGAGCTGTGGAAAGTGGTGTTAAAAGAGCTGGGTGGCAGGTTTAATGTCTACTCAAATTATCCCACAGACCCACGCTTAAATTGA
- a CDS encoding response regulator transcription factor codes for MTDKSQHKILLVDDDKDILDLLKYNLQKEGYEVEVEKKSTKSIETATKFHPDLIVLDIMMPKVNGIEICRQLREIPDFKSTYIFFLTAKGDKILQTQALDTGGDDYIEKITGLRALTHKISTVLKNNLVIRKSIKEITYGDFRIERASNKVYFNNKVVELPRYEFELLYFFAQNPHKAITQDSLLNNIWGSDIYIFSKSVDTYISSIAKKLGKKFIAKVSENQYKFELS; via the coding sequence ATGACAGATAAAAGCCAACACAAGATATTACTTGTGGATGATGATAAAGATATTCTTGACTTATTAAAGTACAACTTGCAAAAAGAAGGGTATGAAGTAGAAGTGGAGAAAAAAAGCACTAAATCAATAGAAACAGCTACCAAATTTCATCCTGATTTAATAGTGCTGGATATTATGATGCCTAAAGTCAATGGTATTGAAATATGCCGCCAGTTAAGAGAAATTCCCGATTTTAAAAGCACCTATATTTTCTTTCTTACGGCCAAAGGCGATAAAATACTTCAGACCCAGGCCCTGGATACGGGCGGAGATGATTATATAGAAAAAATAACCGGTCTTAGGGCATTGACGCATAAAATAAGTACTGTACTTAAAAATAACCTGGTAATAAGAAAGAGCATCAAAGAAATTACTTATGGAGATTTTAGAATAGAAAGGGCCTCTAATAAAGTGTATTTTAATAATAAAGTAGTAGAGTTGCCTCGTTATGAGTTTGAGTTACTATACTTTTTTGCTCAAAATCCTCACAAAGCAATCACTCAAGACAGTTTGTTGAATAATATCTGGGGTTCTGATATATACATTTTCTCTAAGTCGGTAGATACTTATATCTCTAGCATTGCTAAAAAACTGGGTAAAAAGTTTATCGCTAAAGTGAGTGAAAATCAGTATAAATTTGAGCTTAGCTAA
- a CDS encoding glycosyltransferase, which translates to MANKQAGSLMKNLYLSRYAYPETLINEPVAAELDAIVTIPCFKEENLIESLESLKNCEREGLSIEVIILINEANNATNDITSINTKAFEEALLWAKTHSEPAFKVFPLYINDLKPKHAGVGLARKIAMDEAVRRFESISKPDGIIICYDADSRCDSNYLQSVIAYFQDHPKCPGASIYFEHPLEGYYPDEIYEAIIDYELFLRYYVNGLRYAGFPYAYETIGSSMAVRSNAYQKQGGMNKRKAGEDFYFLHKIIPLGQFGEINNTKVIPSPRKSDRVPFGTGKAVNEWLKSKNLDTYHPQIFEELKGFIYHVPGFFNNSNIEAIIESFPASIKAFLYEKEFTKNLARINKNAASDETFLKQFYQWFDGFMVLKYVHFARDHYHSNIPIREAAKKLLSMQGLEPADNSKDLLLQYRKHDSAFS; encoded by the coding sequence ATGGCAAATAAACAGGCTGGCTCCTTGATGAAGAACCTGTATTTATCGCGCTACGCATATCCTGAAACACTTATTAATGAACCGGTTGCTGCAGAATTAGATGCTATAGTAACCATACCCTGCTTCAAGGAAGAAAATCTTATTGAAAGCCTGGAATCATTAAAAAACTGTGAGCGTGAAGGTTTGAGCATTGAGGTGATTATCTTAATTAACGAAGCCAACAATGCTACTAACGACATTACATCAATAAATACCAAAGCCTTTGAAGAGGCTCTGTTATGGGCAAAAACTCATTCAGAGCCTGCTTTTAAAGTATTTCCACTCTATATTAATGATTTAAAGCCTAAGCATGCTGGCGTAGGTTTGGCTCGTAAAATAGCCATGGATGAGGCTGTCAGGCGCTTTGAAAGCATCAGCAAGCCCGATGGAATAATCATATGCTATGACGCAGATAGCCGCTGTGACAGCAACTATTTACAAAGCGTAATAGCTTATTTCCAAGATCACCCGAAATGTCCTGGAGCATCTATCTATTTCGAACATCCACTCGAGGGATACTACCCGGATGAGATCTATGAAGCCATTATTGACTATGAGCTCTTTCTTCGATATTATGTCAATGGACTAAGATATGCTGGTTTTCCGTATGCCTATGAAACCATTGGCTCCAGCATGGCTGTAAGAAGTAATGCCTACCAAAAGCAAGGCGGAATGAACAAAAGAAAAGCAGGAGAAGACTTTTATTTTCTTCATAAAATCATTCCACTAGGGCAATTTGGAGAGATCAACAATACTAAGGTCATTCCCTCACCCAGGAAATCTGACCGAGTGCCCTTTGGCACCGGTAAGGCGGTAAATGAGTGGCTAAAAAGCAAAAATCTGGATACCTATCATCCTCAGATTTTCGAGGAGTTAAAAGGCTTCATATATCATGTTCCCGGCTTTTTTAACAATAGCAATATTGAGGCTATTATTGAGTCATTTCCTGCCTCTATCAAGGCATTTTTGTATGAAAAAGAATTTACTAAAAATCTAGCTAGAATAAACAAAAATGCCGCTTCTGATGAGACCTTTCTAAAACAGTTTTATCAGTGGTTTGATGGCTTTATGGTATTAAAATACGTGCATTTTGCCAGAGATCATTACCACTCAAACATACCGATACGGGAAGCAGCTAAAAAGCTATTAAGCATGCAAGGCCTGGAGCCAGCCGACAATAGTAAAGACCTCCTTTTGCAATACAGGAAACATGATAGCGCCTTTAGCTAA
- a CDS encoding glycosyltransferase family protein codes for MKILYAIQGTGNGHISRAMDVGPALEKHGEVDYLVSGAQVEINLSQELKYRSPGMSFYFGKRGGINLSKTFMKNSSIRFYKEINDFPIDQYDLVVNDFEPITAWAARKRGRRTVGLSHQGALLSDKCPKPVSRDIVGKMILKNYAPVSHNYGFHFDAFDADIYTPVVRSCIRNVKPTNKGHYTVYLPAYSDEKIIKVLSKVKGIQWQVFSKHSSKAYQQGNISIMPINNEQFINSITSSTGVLCGAGFETPAETLFLGKKLMVIPMEGQYEQHCNAAALKELGIPVMKKLKAKKVHKIEEWVQSGVVLQMDYPDETEGIVKRIIEKETGYDR; via the coding sequence ATGAAGATTCTATATGCAATACAGGGCACCGGAAATGGTCATATTAGCCGGGCTATGGATGTAGGGCCAGCCTTAGAAAAACATGGTGAAGTAGACTATCTGGTTAGTGGAGCTCAAGTAGAAATTAATCTTTCTCAAGAACTCAAATACAGGTCGCCGGGCATGAGCTTTTACTTTGGTAAACGTGGGGGCATCAACCTGAGTAAGACTTTTATGAAGAACTCAAGCATTCGATTTTATAAAGAAATCAATGATTTTCCTATAGATCAATATGATTTGGTAGTGAATGACTTTGAGCCTATCACGGCTTGGGCTGCTCGTAAGCGAGGCCGCAGAACGGTGGGACTCAGTCATCAGGGAGCATTGCTGTCAGACAAATGCCCCAAGCCAGTGTCAAGAGACATAGTAGGCAAGATGATATTGAAAAATTATGCTCCGGTTTCTCATAACTATGGTTTTCATTTCGATGCTTTTGATGCCGATATCTATACACCCGTAGTAAGAAGTTGCATTAGGAATGTAAAGCCAACAAACAAAGGCCATTATACAGTCTATTTGCCAGCCTATTCTGATGAAAAAATCATAAAAGTGCTTTCTAAGGTGAAAGGCATACAATGGCAGGTGTTTTCTAAACATTCATCAAAAGCCTACCAGCAAGGGAATATCAGCATTATGCCCATTAATAATGAGCAGTTTATCAATAGCATCACTTCATCTACAGGTGTGCTGTGCGGAGCTGGTTTTGAAACTCCGGCAGAGACCTTGTTTCTGGGTAAAAAGCTAATGGTAATACCCATGGAAGGGCAATACGAGCAACATTGTAATGCTGCCGCTTTAAAAGAACTTGGCATACCGGTAATGAAAAAACTAAAAGCGAAAAAAGTGCATAAAATAGAAGAGTGGGTGCAGTCTGGCGTGGTGTTACAAATGGATTATCCGGATGAGACGGAGGGAATAGTGAAGAGAATAATAGAAAAAGAAACGGGGTATGACAGATAA